One Ananas comosus cultivar F153 linkage group 1, ASM154086v1, whole genome shotgun sequence DNA window includes the following coding sequences:
- the LOC109728882 gene encoding alpha-L-fucosidase 1-like — translation MRSSWLRLILLLHFLLLDGQILPSQSKAATPTPPPLPALPVPSAAQLRWQRREVIMFFHFGMNTFTDSEWGTGRESPAIFDPAGLDAAQWIDDAAAAAGASLVILTAKHHDGFCLWPSRYTDHSVARSPWRNGRGDVVRELADAARARGVDFGVYLSPWDRHERTYGRDVEYNEFYMAQLRELLTRYGTVSEIWFDGAKGKNATNMTYYFEDWFETVKQLQGSINIFSDAGPDVRWVGDESGFAGSTCWSTINRTMLRIGDAGIVDYLNTGDPRGTDWVPPECDVSIRPGWFWHKNETAKPLSQLLDIYYKSVGRNCVLLLNVPPNSTGLISKGDTVRLREFRSAIETIFGTDFAKGSKAKASSQRGGDGGGFAASNVLDGDDDTFWAPKAEEVSRGETQGYWIELSELNPWSRFNVIRIQEAIAMGQRIRSHFVFVDGAAVGNGTTVGHKRLHRLETAACGRTVRIWIAESRGPPLLSEVGLHFDPFVEQSKNRAK, via the exons ATGAGAAGTTCGTGGCTTCGCCTCATTCTTCTTTTACATTTTCTATTACTCGACGGCCAAATTTTACCATCGCAATCGAAGGCcgcgacgccgacgccgccgccgctgccggcGCTGCCCGTGCCGTCGGCCGCGCAGCTGCGGTGGCAGCGGCGGGAGGTGATCATGTTCTTCCACTTCGGCATGAACACGTTCACCGACTCGGAGTGGGGGACGGGGCGCGAGAGCCCCGCGATCTTCGACCCGGCCGGCCTCGACGCCGCGCAGTGGATCGACGacgccgcagccgccgcaggCGCCTCCCTCGTCATCCTCACCGCCAAGCACCACGACGGATTCTGCCTCTGGCCGTCGCGGTACACCGACCACTCCGTCGCCCGCAGCCCCTGGAGGAACGGCCGGGGGGACGTCGTCCGCGAGCTCGCCGACGCCGCCCGCGCCCGCGGGGTCGACTTCGGCGTCTACCTCTCGCCGTGGGACCGGCACGAGAGGACGTACGGCCGCGACGTGGAGTACAACGAGTTCTACATGGCCCAGCTGCGCGAACTCCTAACCAG ATATGGGACGGTGTCGGAGATATGGTTCGACGGCGCGAAGGGGAAGAATGCGACGAACATGACGTACTACTTCGAGGACTGGTTTGAGACGGTGAAGCAGCTGCAGGGATCCATCAACATTTTCTCCGACGCCGGGCCCGACGTCCGCTGGGTGGGCGACGAGTCGGGCTTCGCCGGCTCCACCTGTTGGTCCACCATCAACCGAACCATGCTGAGGATCGGAGACGCCGGCATCGTCGA CTACCTGAACACGGGGGATCCGCGGGGGACCGACTGGGTCCCGCCGGAGTGCGACGTCTCGATCCGGCCCGGGTGGTTCTGGCACAAGAACGAGACGGCGAAGCCGCTGAGCCAGCTGCTGGACATATACTACAAGTCGGTCGGCCGCAACTGCGTGCTGCTGCTCAACGTGCCGCCGAACTCCACCGGGCTGATATCCAAGGGAGACACCGTCCGGCTGCGAGAATTCCGCTCGGCGATCGAAACGATCTTCGGGACCGACTTCGCCAAGGGGAGCAAGGCAAAGGCAAGCAGCCAgagaggcggcgacggcgggggGTTCGCGGCAAGCAACGTGCTCGACGGGGACGACGACACCTTCTGGGCCCCAAAAGCAGAAGAAGTCAGCCGTGGCGAGACGCAGGGGTATTGGATCGAATTGTCGGAACTGAATCCGTGGTCTCGGTTTAACGTGATCAGAATACAAGAGGCGATAGCAATGGGCCAGAGGATTCGGTCGCATTTCGTGTTTGTCGACGGGGCGGCGGTCGGGAACGGGACGACGGTCGGGCACAAGCGGCTCCACCGGCTCGAGACGGCGGCGTGCGGCCGGACGGTGCGGATTTGGATCGCCGAGTCGCGGGGGCCGCCGCTGCTGTCCGAGGTCGGCCTACATTTCGATCCCTTTGTGGAGCAATCAAAAAATAGAGCAAAATAA